A DNA window from Haliovirga abyssi contains the following coding sequences:
- the gltB gene encoding glutamate synthase large subunit, producing the protein MARGMGIPEQQGLYSPQMEKDNCGVGFVAHIKGKKSHEIVEKGIEVLVKLTHRGAVGADPETGDGAGLLIQMPDKFFRSEIENLPKEGEYGVGFIFLPVKYDEQLIAEGIIEKVIEDEGQEIISWRNVPVESDKIGVTAASTMPGIKQLFIKKSEDVENFELKLYIIRKKIEKAIMESNIKNKDYFYIPSMSSRVIVYKGLLLAGQIKAFYPELGDEKVTSSLALVHQRYSTNTFPSWDLSQPFRYLAHNGEINTIKGNANWMSAREPELYNEILGDNIKELYPICNLEHSDSANLDHAFELLIASGKSIVEAATLLVPAAWENDVELPQNVKDYYEYNSGLVEPWDGPAAIAFTDGKQIGATLDRNGLRPARYIVTKDDLVIMASEVGVLEIDPKNIKQNGRLMPGKMFLVDMEEGRIVSDEELKDSIAKNESYGEWLKNNKKNISELSEAAARHENDYETIVARMKAFGYTREDLKEIIVPMAKNGKEPIGSMGNDASLAVLSDKSKLLFNYFKQLFAQVTNPPIDPIREKVVMSLTTNIGVKGNILEETEEKAKLITLESPILTDKELDKIVHLKDENFKTKVIPALFNISEEDGLEKGLELLFAEAEKSIDEGYNILVISDRKVDDFNAPIPSLLATAGLHHYLIKKRKRNGVDIIVETGEAREVMHFALLIGYGALAVNPYIAYEAIDYMIDTKLYLTENAKAKKEAKYIKAVDKGLLKIMSKMGISTIQSYRGAQIFEALGLSTELVDKYFTGTVSRIEGIGLDIIEKETLERHKKAFNSLRKNEFDILENDGEYHYRKNGEKHLFGPEAVAKLQHSTRLNNYDEYKEYAKLINDQSENLATIRGLIKFKKRNSISIDEVEPVENIMKRFVTGAMSYGSISKEAHEAMAIAMNAIGGKSNSGEGGEDPERFLDNRRSSIKQIASGRFGVTTHYLVNADELQIKMAQGAKPGEGGHLPGHKVSEEIAKVRHTSPGIDLISPPPHHDIYSIEDLAQLIFDLKNVNPDSRVSVKLVSEIGIGTIAAGVSKAHADMILVSGYDGGTGAAPLTSMKHTGLPWELGVSETHQVLSMNDLRGRVRLQADGQMKTGRDIAIATLLGAEEYGFATGALVVLGCVMMRSCHTNTCPVGVATQNPELRKRFLGKSEYLINYFTFVAREVREIMAELGFKSIDEMVGKTEVLELDEAIKHWKSKGLDLTKILYQPQLPKKIAKKCVQSQDHGIDSIADRRLIELAKPALENREKVEINVDIHNTDRTFGTMLSGAVAKKYGEFGLDDDTIKINIKGYAGQSFGTFGMKGITLNLEGQANDYIGKGLFGAKIIVKAPETADFDTAKNIIGGNTILYGAIKGEAYFNGVVGERFCVRNSGVTAVVEGIGDHGCEYMTGGRVAVLGGTGKNFGAGMSGGIAYVYDITGEFDKKVNMLDVEIDKVETEKEKEELKTMIENHLKYTNSNRAKDILQDWGNNINKFVKVIAPGYKKLLAEGKVK; encoded by the coding sequence ATGGCTAGAGGAATGGGAATACCAGAACAACAAGGATTATATTCACCACAAATGGAAAAAGATAACTGTGGTGTAGGATTTGTGGCACATATAAAAGGGAAAAAAAGCCATGAAATAGTAGAAAAAGGTATAGAAGTATTAGTAAAATTAACACATAGGGGAGCTGTTGGAGCTGATCCTGAAACTGGTGATGGAGCAGGGCTTTTAATTCAAATGCCAGATAAGTTTTTTAGAAGTGAAATAGAAAATCTTCCAAAAGAGGGAGAATATGGTGTAGGATTTATATTTTTACCAGTAAAATATGATGAACAATTAATTGCAGAAGGTATTATAGAGAAAGTAATAGAAGATGAAGGGCAAGAGATTATCTCATGGCGTAATGTACCGGTCGAGTCAGATAAGATAGGTGTAACAGCAGCAAGTACAATGCCTGGAATAAAACAGCTATTTATAAAAAAATCAGAAGATGTAGAAAATTTTGAATTAAAACTTTATATTATAAGAAAAAAAATAGAAAAAGCTATAATGGAATCTAATATAAAAAATAAAGATTATTTTTATATTCCTTCTATGTCAAGTAGAGTGATTGTGTATAAGGGACTTTTATTAGCAGGACAAATAAAAGCTTTTTATCCTGAATTAGGGGATGAAAAAGTAACATCTTCTTTGGCATTAGTTCATCAAAGATATAGTACAAATACATTTCCATCTTGGGATTTGTCGCAACCATTTAGATATTTAGCTCATAATGGAGAGATAAATACAATAAAAGGAAATGCTAATTGGATGAGTGCTAGAGAGCCTGAACTTTATAATGAAATTTTAGGAGATAATATAAAAGAATTATACCCTATATGTAATTTAGAACATAGTGATTCTGCTAATTTGGATCATGCTTTTGAATTACTTATAGCTTCTGGAAAATCAATTGTAGAAGCAGCTACATTGCTTGTACCTGCAGCTTGGGAAAATGATGTAGAATTACCACAAAATGTAAAAGATTATTATGAATATAATTCTGGATTGGTAGAGCCTTGGGATGGACCAGCTGCAATAGCATTTACAGATGGAAAACAAATTGGAGCTACTCTTGATAGGAATGGTTTAAGACCAGCAAGATATATAGTTACAAAAGATGATTTAGTAATAATGGCTTCAGAAGTTGGAGTTTTGGAAATAGATCCTAAAAATATAAAACAAAATGGAAGATTAATGCCAGGAAAAATGTTTTTAGTTGATATGGAAGAGGGAAGAATAGTTTCTGATGAAGAATTAAAAGACAGTATTGCAAAAAATGAATCATATGGAGAATGGCTAAAAAATAATAAAAAAAATATAAGTGAATTAAGCGAAGCAGCAGCAAGACATGAAAATGATTATGAAACAATTGTAGCAAGAATGAAAGCTTTTGGATATACAAGAGAAGATTTAAAAGAGATAATAGTTCCTATGGCTAAAAATGGGAAAGAACCAATTGGTTCTATGGGAAATGATGCTTCATTAGCTGTTTTATCTGATAAATCTAAATTATTATTTAATTATTTTAAACAACTTTTTGCACAAGTAACTAATCCTCCAATAGATCCTATTAGAGAAAAAGTGGTTATGTCATTAACTACAAATATAGGTGTAAAAGGAAATATATTAGAAGAAACAGAAGAAAAAGCAAAGTTAATTACTTTGGAATCGCCAATATTAACAGATAAAGAATTAGATAAAATCGTTCATTTGAAAGATGAAAATTTTAAAACAAAAGTGATTCCTGCACTTTTTAATATTTCAGAAGAAGATGGATTAGAAAAAGGGTTAGAATTATTATTTGCTGAAGCTGAAAAAAGTATAGATGAAGGATATAATATTTTAGTTATAAGCGATAGAAAAGTTGATGACTTTAATGCTCCAATTCCATCACTACTTGCAACAGCAGGATTACATCACTATTTAATTAAAAAAAGAAAAAGAAATGGTGTAGATATAATTGTGGAAACAGGAGAAGCTAGAGAAGTTATGCATTTTGCATTATTAATAGGATATGGTGCATTAGCAGTAAATCCATATATAGCTTATGAAGCAATAGATTATATGATAGATACAAAACTTTATTTGACAGAAAATGCTAAAGCTAAAAAAGAAGCTAAATATATAAAAGCGGTAGATAAAGGATTATTAAAAATAATGTCTAAAATGGGAATATCAACTATACAAAGTTATAGGGGTGCTCAAATATTTGAAGCATTGGGGCTTTCAACTGAATTAGTAGATAAATATTTTACAGGAACTGTGTCAAGAATAGAAGGAATTGGATTAGATATAATTGAAAAAGAAACTTTAGAAAGACATAAAAAAGCATTTAATTCACTTAGAAAAAATGAATTTGATATTTTGGAAAATGATGGAGAATATCATTATAGAAAAAATGGAGAAAAGCATCTATTTGGTCCAGAAGCAGTGGCAAAATTGCAACATTCTACAAGACTAAATAACTATGATGAGTATAAAGAATATGCAAAATTAATAAATGACCAAAGTGAAAATTTAGCTACAATTAGAGGTCTTATTAAATTTAAAAAAAGAAATTCTATTTCAATAGATGAAGTAGAACCAGTTGAAAATATTATGAAAAGATTTGTAACAGGTGCAATGTCTTATGGTTCAATATCAAAAGAAGCACATGAAGCAATGGCTATAGCAATGAATGCAATTGGTGGAAAATCAAATTCTGGAGAAGGTGGAGAAGATCCAGAAAGATTTTTAGACAATAGAAGAAGCTCTATAAAACAGATAGCTTCTGGTAGATTTGGAGTTACAACTCATTATTTGGTGAATGCAGATGAACTTCAAATAAAAATGGCACAAGGTGCAAAACCTGGAGAAGGTGGACATCTTCCTGGTCATAAAGTAAGTGAAGAGATAGCAAAAGTAAGACATACATCACCTGGAATAGACCTTATTTCGCCACCGCCTCATCATGATATTTATTCAATTGAGGATTTGGCACAACTTATCTTTGACTTGAAAAATGTAAATCCTGATTCAAGAGTAAGTGTAAAACTTGTATCAGAAATAGGAATAGGAACAATTGCAGCTGGAGTTTCAAAAGCTCATGCTGATATGATATTAGTATCTGGTTATGATGGTGGAACAGGAGCAGCACCTCTTACATCAATGAAACATACAGGACTTCCTTGGGAACTTGGAGTATCAGAAACTCATCAAGTTTTATCAATGAATGATTTGAGAGGAAGAGTTAGATTGCAAGCTGATGGTCAAATGAAAACAGGAAGAGATATTGCAATAGCTACATTACTTGGAGCAGAAGAATATGGATTTGCAACAGGTGCGTTAGTAGTACTTGGATGTGTAATGATGAGAAGTTGTCATACTAATACTTGTCCAGTTGGAGTTGCTACTCAAAATCCTGAATTGAGAAAAAGATTTTTAGGAAAATCAGAATATTTAATAAACTACTTTACATTTGTAGCTAGAGAAGTTAGAGAAATTATGGCTGAATTAGGATTTAAATCAATAGATGAAATGGTTGGAAAAACAGAAGTATTAGAGTTAGATGAAGCTATAAAACATTGGAAATCAAAAGGGCTTGATTTAACAAAAATATTATATCAACCACAATTACCTAAAAAAATAGCAAAAAAATGTGTACAATCTCAAGATCATGGAATAGATAGTATAGCTGATAGGAGATTGATTGAATTAGCTAAACCAGCATTAGAAAATAGAGAAAAAGTTGAAATAAATGTAGATATTCATAATACAGATAGAACTTTTGGAACAATGTTAAGTGGAGCAGTTGCTAAAAAATATGGAGAATTTGGATTAGATGATGATACAATAAAAATTAACATAAAAGGATATGCAGGTCAAAGTTTTGGTACTTTTGGAATGAAAGGAATAACATTAAACCTTGAAGGACAAGCTAATGACTATATAGGAAAAGGGTTATTTGGTGCTAAAATAATAGTAAAAGCTCCTGAAACAGCAGATTTTGATACAGCTAAAAATATTATAGGTGGAAACACAATTCTTTATGGAGCAATAAAAGGAGAAGCTTATTTTAATGGAGTTGTAGGAGAGAGATTTTGTGTAAGAAATTCTGGAGTTACAGCAGTTGTAGAAGGAATAGGAGACCACGGTTGTGAATATATGACTGGTGGAAGAGTTGCAGTATTAGGTGGAACAGGTAAAAACTTTGGAGCTGGAATGAGTGGTGGAATAGCTTATGTATATGATATAACTGGAGAATTTGATAAAAAAGTTAATATGCTAGATGTAGAAATAGATAAAGTAGAAACTGAAAAAGAAAAAGAAGAATTGAAAACAATGATAGAAAATCATTTGAAATATACAAATAGTAATAGAGCAAAAGATATACTGCAAGATTGGGGTAATAATATAAATAAATTTGTAAAAGTAATTGCTCCAGGATATAAGAAACTTCTTGCAGAAGGGAAGGTGAAATAA
- a CDS encoding glutamate synthase subunit beta yields the protein MGKVGGFLEISREEFAKRPVEERVKDFKELYKPFTEKNLEKQAARCMDCGTPFCHFSCPVGNLCPEWQDMVNKGEWEKALELLQSTNNFPEFTGRICPALCEGGCVLGINDKPVTTRNIEYAIIEKGWQEGWVKPILPKVKTGKTVAIIGSGPAGLAAAQQLTRLGHTVTVYERASKAGGIITYGIPDYKVEKWVVDRRIKQMEAEGTKFIYNTNVGVDLPVEELLNNYDAVVLAGGSRLARDLPVYGRELKGIHYAMDYLTQQNYVNEGKEIAESDRITAKGKNVLIIGGGDTGADCVGTAIRQGAKNVYQIELLDKPPLDRPQTNPWPNFPQVLKNNTAHEEAKVCLGGECKTDIREWNILTKRFSGDEAGNLKKYHAARVKWEIDENGKRVMNEIPNSEFELDIELAVLAIGFVHPEHKGLVGNLELELDGRGNVKSDKKYMTSKEKVFAAGDMRRGQSLIVWAISEGRNAAENVDKYLMGE from the coding sequence ATGGGTAAAGTTGGCGGATTTTTAGAGATATCAAGAGAAGAGTTTGCAAAAAGACCAGTGGAAGAAAGAGTAAAAGATTTTAAAGAATTATATAAACCATTTACAGAAAAGAATTTAGAAAAACAAGCTGCAAGATGTATGGATTGCGGAACACCATTTTGTCATTTTTCTTGTCCAGTAGGGAATTTATGTCCTGAATGGCAAGATATGGTAAATAAAGGAGAATGGGAAAAAGCATTAGAACTGTTACAAAGTACTAATAATTTTCCAGAATTTACAGGTAGAATTTGTCCAGCATTATGTGAAGGTGGATGTGTACTTGGAATAAATGACAAGCCAGTGACTACAAGAAATATAGAGTATGCAATTATAGAAAAAGGTTGGCAAGAAGGTTGGGTAAAACCAATATTGCCAAAAGTAAAAACAGGCAAAACAGTAGCTATAATAGGAAGTGGGCCTGCAGGACTTGCAGCGGCACAACAATTAACTAGACTAGGGCATACAGTAACAGTTTATGAAAGAGCAAGTAAAGCTGGTGGAATAATAACATATGGAATACCAGATTACAAAGTAGAAAAATGGGTTGTAGATAGAAGAATAAAACAGATGGAAGCTGAAGGTACTAAATTTATCTATAATACTAATGTTGGAGTTGATTTGCCAGTAGAAGAATTATTGAATAATTATGATGCTGTAGTTTTAGCTGGTGGGTCAAGATTAGCAAGAGATTTACCAGTTTACGGAAGAGAATTAAAAGGAATTCATTATGCAATGGATTATCTAACTCAACAAAATTATGTAAATGAAGGCAAAGAGATAGCAGAAAGTGATAGAATAACTGCAAAAGGAAAAAATGTATTAATAATTGGTGGAGGAGATACAGGAGCTGATTGTGTTGGGACAGCTATAAGACAAGGTGCAAAAAATGTATATCAAATAGAATTGTTAGACAAACCACCATTAGATAGACCACAAACTAATCCTTGGCCTAATTTTCCACAAGTGTTGAAAAATAATACAGCACATGAAGAAGCAAAGGTATGTTTAGGTGGAGAATGTAAAACAGATATAAGAGAGTGGAATATATTAACGAAAAGATTTAGTGGAGATGAAGCAGGTAATCTAAAAAAATATCATGCTGCAAGAGTAAAATGGGAAATAGATGAAAATGGAAAAAGAGTAATGAATGAAATTCCAAATAGCGAATTTGAATTAGATATAGAATTAGCAGTTTTGGCAATAGGTTTTGTACATCCTGAACATAAAGGATTAGTTGGAAATCTTGAATTAGAACTTGATGGTAGAGGGAATGTAAAATCTGATAAAAAATATATGACAAGCAAAGAAAAAGTATTTGCTGCTGGAGATATGAGAAGAGGACAATCTCTAATTGTATGGGCTATTTCAGAAGGTAGAAATGCTGCAGAAAATGTAGATAAATATTTAATGGGTGAATAA
- a CDS encoding S41 family peptidase, translated as MKKLSKLILLIIVILLTTVSCVNISKKYSKNMKEYHSNYFYVVYPKDIVAFEVNIPVISTMSCFQVKGIKKQTYLQIFIDNNRFSSKKDFNNYMKKMFKNIKLHKRKINGNLAYEFSIKDQKEIRMYFKGKEIVGIINCMDKKYIKKLENIFYSINMYDKYRSKSKKYKNKFTKKEFLEIMADLKEKLKLLHPNLYKYRSEKKTEEDYKKIIKNIKSKEIWKKREIKAIVGEFMAGIKDGHTSIWLEASNRNPLPLLVKVRKNRVIIYNYNKKKEKIKNNIIGKEIISINNIKIGTILEHMRKIVSVDKDGSEAGFLIEQNFSVLYYLIYGESKDGYKIEYLDKDNKIKNVILKSRYVFDDNEGKRNGDSIEIKYVNNDLAILKTYRFPTREVGINEFKEKTTKFFKTLKKKKTKYIIIDLRKNTGGLLDLTKYLYNFIDGNKKNHYKGKVYVLIGRETFSAATIFAGIVKSGKNRATIVGVKTGGRGDCFGNPVGYDINNSGIPVSIATLDILKDIPYFKYKGVVEPDVVVDIAPIKEVMGEDQVMEKVISIINKDKK; from the coding sequence ATGAAAAAATTAAGCAAATTAATATTGTTAATAATTGTTATATTATTAACAACAGTTTCATGTGTAAACATTTCAAAAAAGTATTCAAAAAATATGAAGGAATATCACAGTAACTATTTTTATGTGGTTTATCCAAAAGATATAGTAGCATTTGAAGTAAATATACCTGTTATATCTACAATGTCATGTTTTCAAGTTAAAGGAATAAAAAAACAAACATATTTGCAAATTTTTATAGATAATAATAGATTTTCCAGTAAAAAAGATTTTAATAATTATATGAAAAAAATGTTTAAAAATATAAAATTGCATAAAAGAAAAATAAATGGAAATTTAGCATATGAATTTTCTATTAAAGATCAAAAAGAGATAAGAATGTATTTTAAAGGTAAAGAAATTGTTGGAATAATTAATTGTATGGATAAAAAATATATAAAAAAATTGGAAAATATTTTTTATAGTATTAATATGTATGATAAATATAGAAGTAAATCAAAAAAATATAAAAATAAATTCACAAAAAAAGAATTTTTAGAAATAATGGCAGATTTGAAAGAAAAATTGAAGCTACTTCATCCTAATTTATATAAATATAGGAGTGAAAAAAAGACAGAAGAGGATTATAAAAAAATAATAAAAAATATAAAAAGTAAAGAAATTTGGAAAAAGAGAGAGATAAAAGCCATTGTTGGAGAGTTTATGGCAGGAATAAAAGATGGACATACATCAATTTGGTTAGAAGCTTCAAATAGAAATCCATTGCCATTATTAGTAAAAGTTAGAAAAAATAGAGTGATTATCTATAATTATAATAAAAAAAAGGAGAAAATTAAAAATAATATTATAGGTAAAGAAATTATATCTATAAATAATATAAAAATAGGCACAATACTGGAACATATGAGAAAAATTGTTAGTGTAGATAAAGATGGAAGTGAAGCTGGATTTCTTATTGAGCAAAATTTTTCTGTATTATATTACTTAATATATGGAGAAAGTAAAGATGGATATAAAATTGAATATTTAGATAAAGATAATAAAATTAAAAATGTAATTTTAAAAAGTAGATATGTTTTTGATGATAATGAAGGAAAAAGAAATGGTGATTCAATAGAGATAAAGTATGTAAATAATGATTTAGCTATTTTAAAAACTTATAGATTTCCAACTAGAGAAGTTGGAATTAATGAATTTAAAGAAAAAACAACTAAATTTTTTAAAACATTAAAAAAGAAAAAAACAAAATATATAATAATAGATTTGAGAAAAAATACAGGTGGATTATTAGATTTAACAAAATATTTGTATAATTTTATAGATGGAAACAAAAAAAATCATTATAAAGGGAAAGTATATGTTTTAATTGGAAGAGAAACATTTTCAGCAGCAACTATATTTGCAGGAATAGTAAAATCTGGAAAAAATAGAGCTACAATAGTTGGAGTAAAAACAGGTGGAAGAGGAGATTGTTTTGGTAATCCTGTAGGATATGATATAAATAATAGTGGAATACCAGTTAGTATAGCTACTTTGGATATTTTAAAGGATATTCCATATTTTAAATATAAAGGAGTGGTAGAGCCAGATGTGGTAGTAGATATAGCTCCTATAAAAGAAGTTATGGGAGAAGATCAAGTTATGGAAAAAGTTATAAGTATAATTAATAAAGATAAAAAATAA
- a CDS encoding endonuclease/exonuclease/phosphatase family protein — translation MKTILKFGGILFLTLISTFILFLLIMTISEFNPKEKTKLEVYGTGKNIIGKKFTILTWNIGYSALGKEADFFMDGGKQSIGESKEVVEKHIKNITKNIIKEKSDFIFLQEIDKNSTRSYHVNEYNYVKDNLKNYTTTFATNYKTLWVPIPLFKPMGKVLSGISLFSKYKPDSSIRYSFPGSYSWPTKLFQLDRCFIETRYKIGNKNLIMINLHLSAFDKGGFLRKKQVSYLKEHILEEYNNGDFIVVGGDWNSIFPNTNLDKINITTEKANWNPVKINKDFMPKDWKFVADNNIATCRENNKIYKRGRNHLYIIDGFLLSPNVSVDKINGIDLDFQDSDHNPVYMEFSLKM, via the coding sequence ATGAAAACAATTTTGAAATTTGGGGGTATCTTATTTTTAACATTAATATCAACTTTTATTCTGTTTTTATTGATTATGACAATTTCTGAATTTAATCCAAAAGAAAAAACTAAATTAGAAGTTTATGGAACAGGAAAAAATATAATTGGGAAAAAATTTACTATTTTAACTTGGAATATTGGGTATTCTGCACTTGGAAAAGAGGCAGACTTTTTTATGGATGGTGGGAAACAATCAATAGGAGAGAGCAAAGAAGTAGTAGAAAAACATATAAAAAATATTACTAAAAATATAATTAAAGAAAAAAGTGATTTTATATTTTTGCAGGAGATAGATAAAAATTCAACAAGAAGTTATCATGTAAATGAATATAATTATGTGAAAGATAATTTAAAAAATTATACTACTACATTTGCTACAAATTATAAAACCCTTTGGGTGCCAATTCCATTATTTAAACCAATGGGAAAAGTTTTAAGTGGAATATCTCTGTTTTCTAAATATAAACCAGATTCATCAATTAGGTATAGTTTTCCTGGAAGTTACTCTTGGCCTACAAAATTATTTCAACTTGATAGATGTTTTATAGAAACAAGATATAAAATTGGAAATAAGAATTTAATAATGATAAATTTACATTTATCAGCTTTTGATAAAGGAGGATTCCTTAGGAAAAAACAGGTTAGTTATCTAAAAGAACATATTTTAGAGGAGTATAATAATGGAGATTTTATAGTAGTTGGTGGAGATTGGAATAGTATTTTTCCAAATACTAATTTAGATAAAATAAATATTACAACTGAAAAAGCAAATTGGAATCCAGTTAAGATTAATAAAGATTTTATGCCAAAAGATTGGAAATTTGTTGCAGATAATAATATTGCTACTTGTAGAGAAAACAATAAAATTTATAAAAGAGGAAGAAATCATCTGTATATAATTGATGGATTTTTACTTTCTCCTAATGTAAGCGTCGATAAAATTAATGGAATTGATTTAGATTTTCAAGATTCTGATCATAATCCTGTTTATATGGAATTTAGTTTGAAGATGTAA
- a CDS encoding DUF6897 domain-containing protein: MDNQVIKSLIGKKCIISGVSFGGVGGTVIQGEIIEVIDNWVKIKVNKKKTELINIEYITRVQMINKHNK, translated from the coding sequence GTGGATAATCAAGTTATAAAATCTTTGATAGGTAAAAAGTGCATTATTTCAGGAGTATCTTTTGGAGGAGTAGGCGGAACTGTAATACAAGGGGAAATTATAGAAGTTATTGATAATTGGGTAAAAATAAAAGTAAATAAAAAGAAAACTGAATTAATTAATATAGAGTATATTACAAGGGTACAGATGATAAATAAACATAATAAATAA
- a CDS encoding VOC family protein has translation MNIEHIAIWTNDIERLRSFYIKYFNAKSNKKYYNPKKKFESYFLTFSSGARLEIMQTTNIQEKPNDINIKYTGLIHMAFSVGSEDLVIKLTDKLSKDGYEVISEPRKTGDGYFESCILDPDKNEIEITE, from the coding sequence ATGAATATAGAACATATAGCTATTTGGACTAATGATATTGAGAGGTTACGTAGTTTTTACATTAAATATTTTAATGCTAAGTCAAATAAAAAATATTATAATCCTAAAAAAAAGTTTGAATCTTATTTTTTAACATTTTCATCAGGAGCAAGACTTGAAATAATGCAAACAACAAATATTCAAGAAAAACCAAATGATATTAATATAAAATATACAGGATTAATTCATATGGCATTTTCAGTTGGAAGCGAAGATTTAGTGATTAAATTGACAGATAAATTAAGTAAAGATGGATATGAAGTTATTAGTGAGCCTAGGAAAACGGGAGATGGATATTTTGAAAGTTGTATTTTAGATCCTGATAAAAATGAAATAGAAATTACAGAATAA